The following coding sequences lie in one Cyanobacterium sp. Dongsha4 genomic window:
- a CDS encoding FG-GAP-like repeat-containing protein, producing MSIRFTEATVDTTFDTPTGIMFLDLNNDFLQDLVAVSSGFGGDDLVWHRSNSNGTINTSSTLIHGELGGGRNGFYGADMDRDGDIDIVTAENGSDNVVIWYNTNGQGTSWSNRKLADSFNGATDLYIADFGTDGWVDIVGASEDDDDVSIWRQTSGGSFAGELKIDGGLSEARAIDGGDLNGDGRRDVVAGGEEGLFWYRNNGSGTSWTQYNIVGSSYQPQDLKVADIDRDNDLDIIIAADNGVYYWRNLGSGSFSGPLQIATFKVAQLAVADIDRDGDNDLIFGNNSSNASLYWYSNNGSGGFERYNIDSIGLNNITAVGVGDANNDGFMDIAIGTDGEDDIYWYRNELRKISITTGSSSFNTNPIVEGGDYYSYGSFTISLDEPAITTITLSSTYTISGTATNNVDYVIGGYTTIPAGFSSATIDIYAINDLVYDPNETITLTLTGNGINNGYVIDASFSSATLTINDPTPVVSISSSGVVNPSESGVIGQFTISLNTTATSNFSIPYSLSGASNDIILDNDTNPNNGSLGSTIPIGIGERSKTIYVFAKDDFTYEANESFTFTLLPTTPVVNNIALGSGYRVDLSKNSRTLNIIDDEPTVTVSGIKNLQEGSENGEFIGYVDIILDRVVTKQPGLSVYYNITGGTATQFTDYFNSQGRLTSGSNAQNVVFIPNGADSARLYLTALPDAIAEATETITISLINDQNPNTTPDYAAGNNYALGNAVTATVNITDSGHYSPNIAIIDKFGNAVTNTNPLEANSEGEVNFSLKLTSQPTQNVTVRVDTFTLTFTSTNWDTPQNVTLNGITSSRNLAVTSTSNDSNYNNRTSNITINPDDGIPNLDVTEGENFLPIIIPSVSILLESDTNEGSELAGVFKLLLSNPAPRGGLVINYRVTGTATPNVDYSTLSGIVEIPEGETSVFLNVPVIDDKVKENAETVIVTLQAGDGYTVNNATSNATLTISDDDDSSIEFATPQITASITSSNDLLTFSVVSFNDNSGTFTVVLNQQPAQNVTVTLRDALNNNASGENLTFTPDNWQSAQNLTLTNLTANNSDDFNYQITAVTDSQDSNYQNKTLNFPIVTNTLNTTITSVLTTEGEEDILLVKLTSQPSSNVTLSFSEIDATENSFSTNTLTFTPDNWNSYQSIDVSGLRDDRADGDITYNVKVTTTSSDSNYNGVYQLLPNTNTDIDSDVVNNEPEPDDNLETDPLVTINIQGSSEIGESDTTGGKFRISVGEGSSSDPVNVRYSILTNPSDNNATEGVDYQSFNLFEQQLGTENPFNGVDIGSYSAPSVIDLDQDGDLDLFIGNYEGAIAYYENTGTKNQPIFTRNTSNNPFSAIDLNGATSPGYSTPAFGDVDGDGDQDLILGSSDGKIPFYRNNNLTFTEITGSNNPFNSIDIGDYSAPILIDIDSDSDLDLFVGSGNGLIKFYPNTGSETNPVFVEDTAGNPFQNVDLGDRSGIIFADLDEDGDLDAVLTGDTNGATKSGGVMEYWLNIGTPSQPNFIQDDSLFDRSDFTIPDNVRPVFGDINGDLDEDLLFGNIDGIIDYYENLSSGEITIIPGQFADIDLTPFADNIAEGDENVTVVLNTNQGYYINPENTTVTFTIKDDDVAGVSITDNQGNSISGKTYTTSESNNSPQTFKVKLTSQPTDNVIVYLGTNNKNEGILSAEFQENQEVISLYFTPDNWNIEQSFTVNPQDDLRDDETVAYQIISTVKSGDDFYNNVEVSDISLNNQDNDNAGINIVQISGNSTEGSSNSYQISLKTQPLSPVNVTMTPSNEEIKFSNQGFSQPLTLSFNQDNWNIPQTVTVFAVDDSKIEYNHSTNIDFSIESEDNRYSNLTPPQPIKVNITDNDLPLATLAVTQNATEEAMPGYFTISVSEAVNSAFGETGLNVAYRVLGSSSAVNGFDYQTVLETGSVRIAPGKTSTTLTISSIDNFIDDGDKQVVIELLAGDGYSLGETTTNTLVIINNDKAGVQIIQSGIVPVVKEGESYTFYVSLLSEPTQTTTINFSDNPNELNNVNPLTFNSENWYIPQTVTISAIDENIAETGENHTTQLAFIFDGAPEYENLDEPVSLEVNIIDRTFDSVNTALGLQYSLNSIERAFTESSLPLIGSGSTLPLFFDEITEKIVNEIYITNNLTAWKLEQIFRNLLPETLGDNLSNLQINYTPNNNDTPFTVSFTVTYNDQIIPLSKDLAIPSLDLTVNGEAQTDIIYDFTLGFGINKTGGYYLDTSKTVLNPDIKFDNVTLTGLDSINGLSVDFADEGIDLDLDYDIKLVGNNLDKSGLNILKNQPSQELFTNFDYTFTEKSFATLSLSATPDERITNLFPAITFDLAVEELPLYNYADEAKIELNDFIVTLQNVALDVQSLIRGYVKKYVDLIDEILQPIYPIIDALNADTKFLSALELDFLFDSNNDGKVSVLEMMLTLLNVDDNSGDNDALQNLGFDGFDDGDSLDFYEFIDAINELIEVVRLVDDYIADDSNVLIDIGSVSTAVQNGEVDFSRDDLTIPDGNILDRIANNPLATDDLEKLIDSILALDGLEIPLLTDFFSVAGLLLGEENVDFLIYDVPDLDFDISIDLSDIGLDAILPEYGLDAVLEVALGLNSNLYLAYDAYGLNEWQKTGFDDSKLNLLLDGLYIRDVDANGKDVNELGASFGVDIGMEFNAIVAKARMTGGVQSDNDVKLDFVDGGEYQGLGDGIIRYSELSPLFTGDLSVLEISGAIEAFLNTKVQVGIDVGLFEIMETILDVDIFTYKIWDIEDVLKQLGISGFASQSYLQGGTVFFDVNFNGLLDQGEISTISNDDGSFNLPVDLVPFDRNRNGIIDDQDGRLVVIDGIDTATGLPISTPLFATVDYSMITPLTSLVQKIHQSGIDIELAETKIKEIFTLPESLDLSTFDPMSAINNGDINGKKVYTSHVVTQGVIAVLTQFISGITNQTPAQVTDKVIGAIALSVYNEDMGNFYSLSFLNNLITNLVSETGGEFSDNELTKITDILSRILTIGTQLITITADNSSIENVVTNLNSLKIALQFDLGNILGQLGAGLITPSAVDELLHNWQGRLQESANVPNLFALVLALQTEEIPQDIANQKVLTIFDLPQNFDLTKTPLSPTDDPILSQQVLILENQLTLLYQLGGQVLQSAGINDSHEAQWLISRATAEYIYHNPNIDLTDSETINQIIDSAILFSNLTVKDSIIESKRDRIASVNTTLDIINQGNNNYEEVANQQQQILDNVLEFNSSYHYPLPLVVNQNEEETLYTPQPIDTKFQISALNVSDDYELGIKTPDGKSIILLENLPGSDDSSLTNTLDEITVDTLMGSETKFFGSLINAPEGLATFTNSGLEFYLTINGETYSSQNPEQLEITSKGSQGLALTFKDENDIVAEFAINTPVFITPGLDKGENTTINLTIARSAANENTIGIYQVDDLTGGIIRGDRTIMPNDPEYDRIAIQKAQSAGLIFETPENMNIDNYTIALSNASIFGFFLLVNGDTEEYLNQTDESIYSFFSYGSANKDNRQHFTSLGDNIFGFEDTFGGGDNDFNDILIQIDSVNI from the coding sequence ATGAGTATTAGATTTACCGAAGCGACTGTTGACACTACCTTTGATACCCCTACGGGTATTATGTTTCTTGATTTAAACAATGATTTTTTACAAGACTTAGTTGCTGTTTCCTCTGGTTTTGGAGGGGATGACTTAGTATGGCATCGAAGCAATAGTAATGGCACAATCAACACTTCTAGTACTTTAATTCATGGAGAATTAGGCGGAGGGCGCAATGGTTTCTATGGTGCGGATATGGATAGGGATGGTGATATAGATATAGTTACAGCAGAAAATGGTAGTGATAATGTTGTTATCTGGTATAATACTAACGGGCAAGGTACTTCTTGGAGTAATAGAAAATTAGCTGACAGTTTCAATGGTGCAACAGATTTATACATAGCTGATTTTGGCACAGACGGCTGGGTAGATATTGTTGGTGCATCAGAAGATGATGATGATGTATCTATCTGGCGACAAACTTCGGGAGGTAGTTTTGCAGGAGAATTAAAAATAGATGGCGGCTTAAGCGAAGCAAGGGCAATTGATGGCGGTGATTTAAACGGTGATGGCAGACGAGATGTGGTTGCGGGGGGTGAAGAAGGTTTATTTTGGTATCGCAACAATGGCAGTGGTACAAGTTGGACGCAATATAATATTGTGGGTAGTAGCTATCAACCTCAAGACTTGAAAGTTGCGGATATAGATAGAGATAATGATTTGGATATTATTATCGCCGCCGATAATGGAGTTTATTATTGGAGGAATTTAGGTTCAGGTTCTTTTAGTGGACCCCTTCAAATTGCTACTTTTAAGGTAGCACAACTTGCCGTTGCTGACATCGATCGAGATGGAGATAATGATTTAATTTTTGGTAATAACAGCAGTAATGCAAGTCTTTACTGGTATTCTAACAATGGCAGTGGTGGCTTTGAACGTTATAATATTGATAGTATTGGCTTGAATAACATCACGGCGGTAGGGGTAGGAGATGCAAATAATGACGGGTTTATGGATATTGCCATCGGCACTGATGGAGAAGATGATATATATTGGTATCGTAATGAGTTAAGAAAAATTAGTATCACGACTGGCTCATCATCATTCAACACTAATCCTATTGTAGAGGGGGGCGATTATTACTCCTATGGTTCATTTACCATCTCTTTAGATGAACCAGCAATCACAACTATTACTCTTTCTTCTACTTATACCATAAGTGGCACAGCAACTAATAATGTCGATTATGTAATTGGAGGTTATACAACTATTCCTGCAGGATTTTCTTCTGCTACTATTGACATTTACGCTATTAATGATCTAGTTTATGATCCTAATGAGACTATTACTTTAACTCTTACGGGTAATGGTATTAATAACGGTTATGTCATCGATGCTAGTTTCTCTAGTGCTACTTTAACTATAAATGATCCCACTCCCGTTGTCAGTATAAGCTCATCTGGGGTGGTAAACCCTTCTGAATCGGGTGTCATTGGGCAGTTTACCATTTCTTTAAATACCACTGCTACCAGTAATTTTAGTATTCCCTATAGTTTATCAGGCGCGAGTAATGACATTATCCTTGATAACGATACTAACCCCAATAATGGTAGTTTAGGCTCAACTATTCCTATTGGTATAGGAGAAAGAAGTAAGACGATTTATGTTTTTGCTAAAGACGACTTCACCTATGAAGCCAATGAGAGTTTTACCTTTACCTTATTACCCACAACTCCCGTAGTTAACAATATTGCTTTAGGTTCGGGTTATAGAGTAGATTTAAGTAAAAATAGTCGTACTTTAAATATTATCGATGATGAGCCGACTGTAACTGTTAGTGGCATTAAAAATCTGCAAGAGGGTAGCGAGAATGGGGAGTTTATCGGTTATGTGGACATTATCCTCGATCGCGTCGTCACTAAGCAACCCGGATTGTCAGTATATTATAACATCACAGGAGGAACAGCCACTCAATTCACCGACTATTTTAACTCTCAGGGAAGGTTAACCAGTGGTAGTAATGCTCAAAATGTGGTTTTTATTCCCAATGGTGCAGATTCTGCTAGATTATATTTAACTGCTTTACCAGATGCGATCGCAGAAGCTACTGAAACCATTACTATATCTTTAATTAACGATCAAAATCCTAACACTACTCCCGATTATGCGGCAGGAAATAATTATGCTTTAGGAAATGCCGTCACTGCCACCGTTAATATCACCGATAGTGGACATTATAGCCCGAATATTGCCATTATTGACAAGTTTGGAAATGCCGTTACTAACACAAATCCCTTAGAAGCCAATAGCGAAGGAGAGGTTAACTTTAGTCTTAAATTAACTAGCCAACCAACCCAAAACGTCACCGTCAGAGTTGATACTTTCACCCTTACCTTTACTTCTACTAACTGGGATACACCGCAAAACGTTACGTTAAATGGTATCACTTCCTCTCGAAATTTAGCAGTCACTAGCACCAGTAACGATAGTAATTATAATAACCGCACTAGCAATATAACCATTAATCCTGATGACGGTATTCCTAATTTAGATGTAACGGAAGGAGAAAACTTTTTACCGATAATTATCCCCAGTGTGAGTATCTTATTAGAAAGCGATACCAACGAGGGAAGCGAATTAGCAGGGGTGTTTAAATTATTGTTGAGTAATCCTGCGCCTAGGGGTGGTTTAGTCATTAACTATCGAGTAACAGGCACAGCTACCCCTAATGTAGATTATAGTACGCTTTCAGGTATAGTAGAAATTCCAGAAGGAGAAACCAGTGTTTTCTTAAATGTCCCCGTTATTGATGATAAGGTAAAAGAAAATGCAGAAACAGTAATTGTGACTCTACAAGCAGGAGATGGTTATACCGTTAATAATGCTACCTCTAACGCCACTTTAACCATTAGTGATGATGACGATTCTAGTATTGAATTTGCTACTCCTCAAATCACCGCATCTATTACCAGTAGCAATGATTTATTAACCTTCAGTGTGGTTAGTTTTAATGATAATAGTGGCACTTTTACTGTGGTGTTAAATCAACAACCTGCCCAAAATGTCACGGTTACTTTAAGGGATGCTTTAAATAATAATGCCAGTGGAGAGAATTTAACCTTTACTCCTGATAATTGGCAATCTGCACAAAATCTTACCCTTACTAATCTAACTGCTAACAACAGTGATGATTTTAATTATCAAATTACCGCCGTCACCGATAGTCAAGATAGTAACTATCAAAACAAAACCCTTAACTTTCCCATTGTGACTAATACGTTAAATACCACCATCACCAGTGTTTTAACAACGGAAGGGGAAGAAGACATTTTGTTAGTGAAACTGACTAGCCAACCTAGTAGTAATGTCACCCTTAGTTTTAGTGAAATTGATGCTACGGAAAATAGTTTTTCTACTAATACCCTTACTTTTACTCCCGATAATTGGAATAGTTATCAAAGTATCGATGTTAGTGGGTTAAGAGACGATCGCGCCGATGGAGATATAACCTATAATGTTAAGGTGACGACAACTAGCAGTGATAGTAACTATAACGGAGTTTATCAACTATTACCCAATACTAATACAGATATTGATAGTGATGTGGTTAATAATGAGCCTGAACCAGATGATAACCTAGAAACTGATCCTTTAGTTACCATTAATATTCAAGGTAGCAGTGAAATCGGAGAAAGTGACACTACTGGGGGTAAATTCAGAATTAGTGTTGGAGAAGGTAGTTCAAGTGATCCTGTTAATGTTCGTTATTCCATCTTAACCAATCCCAGTGATAATAATGCCACAGAGGGAGTTGATTATCAATCTTTTAATTTATTTGAGCAACAATTAGGCACAGAAAACCCTTTCAATGGTGTTGATATTGGTAGCTATAGCGCCCCCAGTGTGATAGATTTAGATCAAGATGGAGATTTAGACCTTTTTATCGGTAATTATGAAGGTGCGATCGCCTATTATGAAAATACTGGTACAAAGAATCAACCTATCTTTACTAGAAATACCAGTAATAATCCTTTCAGTGCCATTGACTTAAATGGTGCAACTTCCCCCGGTTATTCAACTCCTGCTTTCGGTGATGTTGACGGCGATGGTGATCAAGATTTAATCTTAGGTAGTAGTGATGGTAAGATTCCTTTCTATCGTAATAATAACCTTACTTTTACAGAAATAACAGGCTCAAATAATCCTTTTAATAGCATTGACATCGGAGATTATAGCGCCCCTATTCTCATAGATATTGATTCCGATAGTGACTTAGATTTATTTGTCGGTAGCGGTAATGGTTTAATCAAGTTTTATCCCAACACAGGCAGTGAAACCAATCCTGTTTTTGTGGAAGACACCGCAGGAAATCCTTTTCAAAATGTGGACTTGGGCGATCGCTCTGGTATAATATTCGCAGATTTAGATGAGGATGGAGATTTAGACGCTGTTTTAACGGGAGACACTAACGGCGCTACTAAGTCTGGGGGAGTGATGGAATACTGGTTAAATATTGGCACTCCTTCTCAACCTAATTTTATTCAAGATGATAGTCTATTCGATCGCAGTGATTTTACTATACCAGATAATGTGCGTCCCGTTTTTGGTGATATTAATGGAGATTTAGATGAGGATTTATTATTTGGTAATATTGATGGGATTATTGACTATTATGAGAATTTATCTAGTGGCGAAATAACCATTATTCCGGGGCAATTTGCCGATATTGATTTAACCCCTTTTGCTGATAATATTGCCGAAGGAGATGAAAATGTTACCGTTGTTTTAAATACCAATCAAGGCTATTATATTAATCCCGAAAATACCACCGTTACTTTTACTATTAAAGATGATGATGTAGCTGGAGTTTCTATTACTGATAATCAAGGAAATTCTATTTCAGGTAAAACTTATACCACTAGCGAAAGTAACAATTCACCTCAAACCTTTAAAGTAAAACTTACTAGCCAACCTACTGATAATGTCATTGTTTATTTAGGCACGAATAATAAAAATGAGGGTATTTTATCCGCAGAATTTCAAGAAAATCAAGAAGTTATTTCCCTTTACTTTACCCCTGATAATTGGAATATTGAGCAAAGTTTTACCGTTAATCCTCAAGATGATTTAAGAGACGATGAAACAGTCGCTTATCAAATAATTTCTACCGTTAAAAGTGGTGATGATTTTTACAACAATGTAGAAGTTAGCGACATTTCTCTTAATAATCAAGATAATGATAACGCAGGTATTAATATTGTCCAAATAAGTGGTAATTCTACAGAGGGAAGCAGTAATTCTTATCAAATTTCTTTAAAGACTCAACCTCTTTCTCCTGTCAATGTCACCATGACACCCAGTAACGAGGAAATCAAATTTTCTAATCAAGGTTTCTCTCAACCTCTCACCCTCTCCTTTAATCAAGATAACTGGAATATTCCTCAAACTGTCACCGTCTTTGCCGTTGATGATAGCAAAATTGAATATAACCACTCCACGAATATTGATTTTAGTATCGAATCTGAAGATAATCGCTATAGTAATCTAACTCCTCCTCAACCCATAAAAGTTAATATCACCGATAACGATTTACCCTTAGCTACCCTTGCGGTGACGCAAAATGCCACGGAAGAAGCCATGCCGGGTTACTTTACTATCTCGGTGAGTGAAGCGGTTAACTCTGCTTTCGGTGAGACTGGTTTAAATGTTGCCTATCGAGTTTTAGGCAGTAGTAGCGCGGTTAATGGTTTTGACTATCAAACGGTATTGGAAACAGGAAGCGTGAGAATCGCACCGGGGAAAACTAGCACAACTTTAACTATTTCTTCCATTGATAACTTTATTGATGATGGTGATAAGCAAGTTGTTATTGAATTGTTAGCAGGGGATGGTTATAGCTTGGGAGAGACTACCACTAACACCCTCGTGATTATAAATAATGATAAGGCAGGAGTACAAATTATTCAAAGTGGTATTGTGCCTGTTGTCAAAGAAGGGGAAAGCTATACTTTCTATGTCTCTTTATTAAGTGAACCCACCCAAACCACTACAATTAATTTCTCTGATAATCCGAATGAGTTAAATAACGTTAACCCCCTTACCTTCAATTCTGAAAATTGGTATATACCACAGACTGTAACCATAAGTGCGATCGACGAGAATATTGCAGAGACAGGAGAAAATCATACAACTCAATTAGCATTTATTTTTGATGGTGCGCCAGAGTATGAAAATTTAGATGAACCTGTTAGCCTTGAAGTTAATATTATCGATAGAACCTTTGATAGTGTCAATACGGCTTTAGGTTTACAGTATAGTTTAAATAGTATAGAAAGGGCGTTTACTGAATCTAGTTTACCCTTAATTGGTAGTGGTTCAACCTTGCCTCTTTTCTTTGACGAAATCACTGAAAAAATTGTCAATGAAATTTACATAACCAATAATTTAACCGCATGGAAATTAGAGCAAATTTTCAGAAATTTGTTACCAGAAACTCTAGGGGATAACCTTTCTAATTTGCAAATAAATTATACTCCTAATAATAACGATACTCCTTTTACTGTTTCCTTTACTGTTACTTATAATGACCAAATTATTCCCCTTAGTAAAGATTTAGCTATTCCCTCCCTTGATTTAACTGTTAATGGCGAAGCCCAAACGGATATTATTTATGATTTTACTTTAGGTTTTGGCATTAATAAAACTGGTGGTTATTATCTGGATACATCTAAAACTGTTTTAAATCCAGATATTAAATTTGATAATGTTACTTTAACAGGGCTTGATAGTATTAACGGTTTAAGTGTTGATTTTGCTGATGAAGGTATTGATTTAGATTTAGATTATGACATTAAATTAGTAGGTAATAATTTAGATAAATCTGGTTTAAATATACTTAAAAATCAACCATCACAAGAATTATTTACAAATTTTGACTATACTTTTACAGAGAAGAGTTTTGCAACATTATCTCTTTCTGCGACTCCTGATGAAAGAATTACTAATTTGTTTCCCGCTATAACTTTTGATTTAGCAGTGGAAGAATTACCTCTTTATAACTATGCCGATGAAGCAAAAATTGAACTTAATGATTTCATTGTTACTCTGCAAAATGTGGCTTTAGATGTACAATCTTTAATCAGAGGTTATGTTAAAAAATATGTTGATTTAATTGATGAGATTTTACAGCCTATTTATCCTATTATTGATGCCCTTAACGCTGATACAAAATTCCTTTCTGCTTTAGAATTAGACTTCCTTTTTGATAGTAATAATGATGGAAAAGTGTCAGTATTAGAAATGATGTTAACCCTGCTTAATGTCGATGATAATAGTGGTGATAATGATGCTTTACAAAATTTAGGCTTTGATGGTTTTGATGATGGTGACTCCCTCGACTTTTACGAATTTATCGATGCCATTAATGAGTTAATTGAAGTCGTCAGATTAGTTGATGATTATATTGCCGATGATAGTAATGTTTTAATTGATATAGGCTCAGTTAGTACAGCAGTTCAAAATGGAGAGGTTGATTTTAGTCGTGATGATTTAACTATACCAGATGGTAACATTCTCGATCGCATCGCTAATAATCCTCTCGCTACAGATGACTTAGAAAAACTAATTGATAGTATTTTGGCTTTAGATGGTTTAGAGATACCTTTATTAACTGACTTTTTCTCCGTTGCTGGTTTATTACTGGGAGAGGAAAACGTTGACTTTTTAATTTATGATGTGCCCGATTTGGATTTTGATATTAGTATCGATTTGTCTGACATTGGCTTAGATGCAATTTTACCTGAGTATGGTTTGGATGCCGTTTTAGAAGTTGCATTAGGGCTTAATTCTAACCTCTATTTGGCTTATGACGCTTATGGGTTGAATGAGTGGCAGAAAACAGGTTTTGATGATAGTAAACTAAACTTATTATTGGATGGGCTTTATATTCGAGATGTAGATGCAAATGGTAAAGATGTTAATGAATTAGGCGCTTCTTTTGGTGTTGATATTGGCATGGAATTTAATGCTATTGTGGCAAAGGCAAGGATGACGGGAGGTGTGCAAAGTGATAATGATGTGAAACTCGATTTTGTTGATGGTGGCGAATATCAAGGGTTAGGGGATGGTATCATTCGCTATTCTGAATTATCACCTTTATTCACTGGTGATCTTAGTGTACTAGAAATTAGCGGTGCGATCGAGGCTTTTTTAAATACTAAGGTGCAAGTAGGTATCGATGTGGGTTTATTCGAGATAATGGAAACCATCCTTGATGTGGATATTTTCACCTACAAAATTTGGGATATTGAAGATGTCTTAAAACAATTGGGTATCAGTGGTTTTGCTAGTCAAAGTTACTTACAAGGAGGTACAGTATTTTTTGATGTTAACTTTAACGGTCTATTAGATCAAGGGGAAATTTCGACTATTAGCAATGATGACGGTAGTTTTAATTTACCAGTGGATTTAGTACCTTTTGACCGCAATCGCAATGGTATTATAGATGATCAAGATGGGCGTTTAGTCGTTATAGATGGAATTGACACTGCCACAGGATTACCTATCAGCACTCCACTTTTTGCCACCGTTGACTATTCCATGATTACTCCCCTCACCAGTCTGGTGCAAAAAATTCATCAATCAGGCATTGACATAGAGTTAGCGGAAACAAAAATTAAAGAGATATTTACGTTACCTGAAAGTCTTGATTTATCAACCTTTGATCCCATGTCTGCAATAAATAATGGAGATATTAACGGGAAAAAAGTCTATACCAGTCATGTGGTTACTCAAGGGGTAATTGCGGTTTTAACTCAGTTTATCTCTGGTATCACCAATCAAACTCCTGCTCAAGTTACCGATAAAGTCATAGGTGCGATCGCCCTTAGTGTATATAATGAGGATATGGGTAATTTCTATAGCCTCTCTTTTCTCAATAATCTAATTACCAACTTGGTTAGCGAGACAGGAGGTGAATTTAGCGACAATGAGTTAACAAAAATTACCGATATTTTAAGCCGTATCTTAACCATTGGCACTCAATTAATTACCATCACGGCAGATAATTCTAGTATAGAGAATGTCGTCACTAACCTTAATTCCCTCAAAATAGCTTTACAATTTGACTTAGGTAATATCTTAGGGCAGTTAGGGGCAGGTTTAATTACTCCTTCTGCGGTAGATGAATTATTGCACAATTGGCAAGGAAGATTACAAGAATCTGCTAATGTGCCAAATTTATTCGCCTTAGTTTTGGCTTTACAAACAGAGGAGATTCCCCAAGATATAGCGAATCAAAAGGTTTTAACTATTTTTGACCTTCCCCAAAATTTTGATCTCACTAAAACACCCTTATCACCCACTGATGATCCTATTTTAAGTCAACAGGTACTAATTTTGGAAAATCAACTCACCTTACTATATCAATTAGGAGGGCAGGTTTTACAAAGTGCAGGTATCAACGACTCTCACGAAGCACAATGGTTAATAAGTCGTGCCACGGCTGAATATATTTACCATAATCCCAACATCGATTTAACCGACTCGGAAACCATCAACCAAATTATTGATTCTGCAATTCTCTTTTCTAATCTTACTGTCAAAGATTCTATCATAGAAAGTAAACGCGATCGCATTGCTTCTGTTAATACCACCTTAGATATAATTAATCAGGGAAATAATAACTATGAAGAAGTAGCGAATCAGCAACAACAAATTCTCGATAATGTCTTAGAATTTAACTCTTCCTATCACTATCCTTTACCCTTAGTCGTCAATCAAAATGAAGAAGAAACCCTTTACACTCCTCAACCGATTGATACTAAGTTTCAAATTTCTGCCCTTAATGTATCCGATGATTATGAGTTGGGTATCAAAACCCCTGACGGTAAATCGATTATTCTCTTGGAAAACTTACCCGGTAGCGATGATTCTAGTTTAACTAATACTTTAGATGAGATTACCGTAGATACCTTAATGGGTAGTGAAACCAAGTTTTTTGGCTCGTTAATTAATGCACCAGAGGGTTTAGCTACTTTTACCAATAGTGGTTTAGAATTTTATCTTACTATTAATGGTGAAACTTATAGTTCTCAAAATCCAGAACAACTGGAAATTACCTCTAAAGGTAGTCAGGGTTTAGCCTTAACTTTTAAAGACGAAAATGACATTGTTGCTGAATTTGCTATTAACACCCCTGTTTTTATCACCCCCGGTTTAGACAAGGGCGAGAATACCACCATTAATCTTACCATTGCCCGAAGTGCGGCAAATGAAAACACCATCGGTATTTACCAAGTGGATGATTTAACAGGAGGAATTATAAGAGGCGATCGCACTATTATGCCCAATGATCCCGAATATGATAGAATAGCCATTCAAAAGGCGCAATCTGCGGGATTAATATTTGAAACCCCCGAAAACATGAACATAGATAACTACACCATCGCCTTATCTAATGCTAGTATTTTTGGTTTCTTTCTTCTTGTTAATGGTGATACAGAAGAATATTTGAATCAAACGGATGAATCAATTTACAGCTTTTTCTCCTATGGCAGTGCCAATAAAGACAATAGACAACATTTTACTTCCCTTGGGGATAATATCTTTGGCTTTGAAGATACTTTTGGAGGAGGAGATAATGACTTCAATGACATTTTAATACAAATCGATTCTGTAAATATTTAG